The genomic region GGTTCGACATGCTCGCCTCATTCCTCAGCAAGAGACCGGCATCGGCCGTCCAGACCGCAACATCGTCTTCGGCCGTGACCCAGTGGCAGCACAGGGACGGTTCCGTCAAGGCGAAGATCAAGGATGACGGCAAGCAATTCACCATCGCGCTGAGGGCAGGGAAGGCGTCGGCCTTCGGCACCTATATCGCGGATAATCTCGATCGTCTCTACGAGGCGTTCGAGGCAGGACGACAGGAAAGAACGGAGATCAATAGCAAAAGAAAAGGCCCCCGAACGTTGCCGTAGCGGAAGCCCTCTCTGATCTAGACACCCAGAGAATCACATTTCCGCACAACATAGTCAAGAGTCTCCGGCACCTATTTTCGGTGAGCTGATATCTTTTGCCTTGAAGAAGGCGAAGAAAATGGAAAGCGGAAGTGTGACGACGCCCTTTGGGCGGCGGCCGATGACACTTGGCATGCTCGCAAGTCAGGTCACCAGCCAAAAAATTGAGCCAGGCGCCTCAATCGATAAATGGAAAATCTATCGTGCGCTTTGTGAAGCCAAGCCTCTGCTCGATATATCCGACAGAGCACTCACGGTATTGAACGCGCTTTTGAGCTTCTACCCGAAAGGCGAGCTTGCTGCAGACGACAGCCTCGTCGTCTTTCCCTCCAACACCCAGCTCTCGCTTCGCTGCCATGGCATGGCCGAGCAGACGATCCGGCGGCATATGGCCGTCCTCGTCGCTGCCGGCCTCGTGATCCGCAAGGACAGCCCCAACGGAAAGCGTTACGCTCGCAAGAGCCGCAATGGCGAGATCCGCGAGGCTTTTGGCTTCTCGCTCGCCCCTCTGCTCGCGCGCGCCTGCGAAATCGAACGCCTTGCCGCGAAAGTCTCTGCCGACCGCCTCTACATCCAAACGCTCAAGGAACGTCTCACGCTCACCCGCCGCGACATATCAAAGCTTGTCCACGCAGCGATCAGCGAAGAGCTTCCCGGAGACTGGCAAGCGATCAACGGACGCTTTCACGATATCCTGGACCAATTGCCGCGCGGAGCTGGTGCCCACGCGGTAGCATCCACCTTGGATCTCCTCGACGCATTGCGTAATGAAATCGTCAAGCGACTGGAAATACAAATTAAAACGGAAAATTTGAGCGCCAATGGCTCACAAAATGAGCGGCACATACAGATTACAGAATCCGAATCTTATCTTGATTCTGAA from Rhizobium gallicum bv. gallicum R602sp harbors:
- the repC gene encoding plasmid replication protein RepC; its protein translation is MESGSVTTPFGRRPMTLGMLASQVTSQKIEPGASIDKWKIYRALCEAKPLLDISDRALTVLNALLSFYPKGELAADDSLVVFPSNTQLSLRCHGMAEQTIRRHMAVLVAAGLVIRKDSPNGKRYARKSRNGEIREAFGFSLAPLLARACEIERLAAKVSADRLYIQTLKERLTLTRRDISKLVHAAISEELPGDWQAINGRFHDILDQLPRGAGAHAVASTLDLLDALRNEIVKRLEIQIKTENLSANGSQNERHIQITESESYLDSEVAVEAGTPELTAVNSPMIDPAIDGDAERPQPQARTNTASTIFPLSLVLQACPEVRSYGPAGTVRTWQELIAAGAVVSSMLQISPSAYKDACRIMGPQAASVVLACIFERSGTINSAGGYLRGLTRRAQRGEFAIGSMLMALARTRGPHDAHH